One genomic window of Glycine soja cultivar W05 chromosome 9, ASM419377v2, whole genome shotgun sequence includes the following:
- the LOC114425327 gene encoding serine/threonine-protein kinase STY13-like isoform X1, whose translation MSFREGKIEGEDRECEESVLGSTESKSVRENGSLASTQLTVDENLLVDPKLLFIGSKIGEGAHGKVYEGRYGNKIVAIKVLHRGSTSEERASLENRFAREVNMMSRVHHDNLVKFIGACKDPLMVIVTELLPGMSLRKYLTSIRPKLLDLDVAINFALDIARAMDWLHANGIIHRDLKPDNLLLTADQKSVKLADFGLAREETVTEMMTAETGTYRWMAPELYSTVTLRQGEKKHYNNKVDVYSFGIVLWELLTNRMPFEGMSNLQAAYAAAFKQERPGIPDDISPELAFVIQSCWVEDPNLRPSFSQIIRMLNAFLFTLSPPSPPLPVPPDNEPEVATTSNGTITEFSARNRGKFGFLRQLFSSKRTKN comes from the exons ATGAGCTTCAGAGAGGGGAAGATAGAAGGAGAAGATAGGGAATGTGAAGAATCGGTGTTGGGGAGCACTGAATCCAAATCAGTGAGGGAAAATGGGTCTTTAGCAAGCACTCAGCTGACAGTTGATGAGAATCTATTGGTTGACCCTAAACTACTCTTTATTGGGTCCAAGATTGGAGAAGGAGCTCATGGGAAAGTTTATGAAGGAAG GTATGGAAATAAAATTGTTGCAATCAAAGTTCTGCATCGTGGGAGCACTTCCGAAGAAAGGGCTTCCCTTGAAAATCGTTTTGCTCGAGAAGTTAATATGATGTCTCGCGTCCACCATGACAATCTTGTTAAG TTTATTGGAGCATGTAAGGATCCTCTTATGGTAATAGTTACAGAGCTATTACCAGGGATGTCACTGCGTAAATATTTAACGAGTATCCGTCCTAAACTATTAGACCTTGATGTGGCTATAAACTTTGCCCTTGATATTGCTCGAGCCATGGATTGGCTACATGCCAATGGGATCATACACAGAGATCTGAAACCTG ACAATCTATTGCTTACGGCGGACCAGAAGTCTGTTAAACTTGCAGATTTTGGTCTTGCAAGAGAAGAAACTGTGACTGAAATGATGACTGCAGAAACAGGAACTTACCGTTGGATGGCACCAGAG ttgtACAGTACTGTGACATTGCGTCAGGGAGAGAAAAAGCACTACAACAACAAGGTTGATGTATatagctttggaattgttttatgGGAGCTACTAACAAACCGCATGCCCTTTGAAGGGATGTCCAATTTACAGGCTGCTTATGCTGCTGCATTTAAG CAAGAGAGGCCCGGCATTCCAGATGATATATCCCCTGAACTTGCTTTTGTCATACAATCTTGCTGGGTTGAAGATCCTAACTTGAGACCAAGCTTTAGTCAGATCATCCGCATGCTCAACGCGTTTCTCTTCACACTCTCACCACCGTCTCCTCCTTTGCCAGTACCACCTGACAATGAACCTGAGGTGGCTACAACAAGTAATGGCACCATTACTGAGTTTTCTGCCCGAAACAGAGGAAAGTTTGGCTTTCTTCGCCAATTGTTTTCTTCGAAGAGGACCAAAAACTAA
- the LOC114425327 gene encoding serine/threonine-protein kinase STY13-like isoform X2 has product MRIYWLTLNYSLLGPRLEKELMGKFMKEVLHRGSTSEERASLENRFAREVNMMSRVHHDNLVKFIGACKDPLMVIVTELLPGMSLRKYLTSIRPKLLDLDVAINFALDIARAMDWLHANGIIHRDLKPDNLLLTADQKSVKLADFGLAREETVTEMMTAETGTYRWMAPELYSTVTLRQGEKKHYNNKVDVYSFGIVLWELLTNRMPFEGMSNLQAAYAAAFKQERPGIPDDISPELAFVIQSCWVEDPNLRPSFSQIIRMLNAFLFTLSPPSPPLPVPPDNEPEVATTSNGTITEFSARNRGKFGFLRQLFSSKRTKN; this is encoded by the exons ATGAGAATCTATTGGTTGACCCTAAACTACTCTTTATTGGGTCCAAGATTGGAGAAGGAGCTCATGGGAAAGTTTATGAAGGAAG TTCTGCATCGTGGGAGCACTTCCGAAGAAAGGGCTTCCCTTGAAAATCGTTTTGCTCGAGAAGTTAATATGATGTCTCGCGTCCACCATGACAATCTTGTTAAG TTTATTGGAGCATGTAAGGATCCTCTTATGGTAATAGTTACAGAGCTATTACCAGGGATGTCACTGCGTAAATATTTAACGAGTATCCGTCCTAAACTATTAGACCTTGATGTGGCTATAAACTTTGCCCTTGATATTGCTCGAGCCATGGATTGGCTACATGCCAATGGGATCATACACAGAGATCTGAAACCTG ACAATCTATTGCTTACGGCGGACCAGAAGTCTGTTAAACTTGCAGATTTTGGTCTTGCAAGAGAAGAAACTGTGACTGAAATGATGACTGCAGAAACAGGAACTTACCGTTGGATGGCACCAGAG ttgtACAGTACTGTGACATTGCGTCAGGGAGAGAAAAAGCACTACAACAACAAGGTTGATGTATatagctttggaattgttttatgGGAGCTACTAACAAACCGCATGCCCTTTGAAGGGATGTCCAATTTACAGGCTGCTTATGCTGCTGCATTTAAG CAAGAGAGGCCCGGCATTCCAGATGATATATCCCCTGAACTTGCTTTTGTCATACAATCTTGCTGGGTTGAAGATCCTAACTTGAGACCAAGCTTTAGTCAGATCATCCGCATGCTCAACGCGTTTCTCTTCACACTCTCACCACCGTCTCCTCCTTTGCCAGTACCACCTGACAATGAACCTGAGGTGGCTACAACAAGTAATGGCACCATTACTGAGTTTTCTGCCCGAAACAGAGGAAAGTTTGGCTTTCTTCGCCAATTGTTTTCTTCGAAGAGGACCAAAAACTAA
- the LOC114425327 gene encoding serine/threonine-protein kinase STY13-like isoform X3 codes for MSFREGKIEGEDRECEESVLGSTESKSVRENGSLASTQLTVDENLLVDPKLLFIGSKIGEGAHGKVYEGRYGNKIVAIKVLHRGSTSEERASLENRFAREVNMMSRVHHDNLVKFIGACKDPLMVIVTELLPGMSLRKYLTSIRPKLLDLDVAINFALDIARAMDWLHANGIIHRDLKPDNLLLTADQKSVKLADFGLAREETVTEMMTAETGTYRWMAPELYSTVTLRQGEKKHYNNKVDVYSFGIVLWELLTNRMPFEGMSNLQAAYAAAFKIAAREARHSR; via the exons ATGAGCTTCAGAGAGGGGAAGATAGAAGGAGAAGATAGGGAATGTGAAGAATCGGTGTTGGGGAGCACTGAATCCAAATCAGTGAGGGAAAATGGGTCTTTAGCAAGCACTCAGCTGACAGTTGATGAGAATCTATTGGTTGACCCTAAACTACTCTTTATTGGGTCCAAGATTGGAGAAGGAGCTCATGGGAAAGTTTATGAAGGAAG GTATGGAAATAAAATTGTTGCAATCAAAGTTCTGCATCGTGGGAGCACTTCCGAAGAAAGGGCTTCCCTTGAAAATCGTTTTGCTCGAGAAGTTAATATGATGTCTCGCGTCCACCATGACAATCTTGTTAAG TTTATTGGAGCATGTAAGGATCCTCTTATGGTAATAGTTACAGAGCTATTACCAGGGATGTCACTGCGTAAATATTTAACGAGTATCCGTCCTAAACTATTAGACCTTGATGTGGCTATAAACTTTGCCCTTGATATTGCTCGAGCCATGGATTGGCTACATGCCAATGGGATCATACACAGAGATCTGAAACCTG ACAATCTATTGCTTACGGCGGACCAGAAGTCTGTTAAACTTGCAGATTTTGGTCTTGCAAGAGAAGAAACTGTGACTGAAATGATGACTGCAGAAACAGGAACTTACCGTTGGATGGCACCAGAG ttgtACAGTACTGTGACATTGCGTCAGGGAGAGAAAAAGCACTACAACAACAAGGTTGATGTATatagctttggaattgttttatgGGAGCTACTAACAAACCGCATGCCCTTTGAAGGGATGTCCAATTTACAGGCTGCTTATGCTGCTGCATTTAAG ATTGCAGCAAGAGAGGCCCGGCATTCCAGATGA
- the LOC114425635 gene encoding protein DETOXIFICATION 53-like: MCTGAESRGIVDGNNPVTNSKVGGVYHEINGMRSTEGGDGEGKRNSGCSGRFIQGLHQHLHQLLKALFPTLSLSEVKEELKSLANIACPMMMTNVLLYSRSAISMLYLGRQGKVELAGGSLAIGFANITANSFLKGLTMGMDPICCQAYGAKRWSVLSQTFCKTLCLLLLVAIPISLLWLNMAPLLHWLGQDPEVTKVAQVYMVFSIPELLAQVHLNPLRSFLRTQGLTTPLTIAASFAAILHLPINYFLATYLELGVKGIALATGLNSINMILGLVLYLVVSEKPLKPWEGVTILSSFHDWRPLLTLALPSCISVCLEWWCYEIMLFLCGLLSNPQTTIATMGVLIQTTGFLYVFPFSLSAALTTQIGHSLGAGQPSRAQNTAKIGLFIAFALGVSAFVFLLFVRNVWGKLFTNETQIVDMVTAILPILGLCEIGNWPQTAACGILSGTARPYVGARINLCAFYLIGLPVAIFAAFMHRYQLRGLWFGMLAAQISCFCMMVYTLVQTDWGHQSRRAEQLAQTTDEENVNNDEKSGLLDSDL; the protein is encoded by the exons atGTGCACTGGTGCTGAATCTCGAGGAATTGTAGATGGTAATAACCCCGTGACTAATTCAAAGGTTGGAGGAGTGTACCATGAGATCAACGGAATGAGAAGCACAGAAGGTGGTGATGGTGAAGGAAAAAGAAACAGTGGTTGTTCTGGCAGATTCATTCAAGGCCTTCATCAACACTTGCATCAACTCCTCAAGGCACTTTTCCCTACCCTTTCTCTCTCTGAG GTGAAAGAAGAGTTGAAATCACTAGCCAACATTGCATGTCCAATGATGATGACCAACGTGCTTTTGTATTCTCGATCCGCTATTTCCATGCTTTACTTGGGTCGCCAAGGGAAAGTGGAGCTAGCAGGAGGATCACTTGCAATAGGGTTTGCCAACATCACTGCCAATTCATTTCTCAAGGGTCTCACCATGGGAATGGACCCAATTTGTTGCCAAGCATATGGTGCAAAAAGATGGTCAGTTTTAAGCCAAACTTTTTGCAAAACCTTGTGCCTCCTCCTCCTTGTAGCCATCCCCATTTCACTCCTTTGGCTCAACATGGCACCTCTCCTTCATTGGCTAGGGCAAGACCCTGAAGTCACAAAAGTTGCACAAGTTTACATGGTCTTCTCTATCCCAGAATTGCTTGCTCAAGTTCATCTCAACCCTTTAAGGTCTTTTTTAAGAACACAAGGGTTAACAACACCATTAACTATTGCAGCTTCTTTTGCTGCCATCTTACACCTTCCAATAAACTATTTCTTGGCTACATATTTGGAATTAGGAGTAAAAGGCATTGCATTAGCCACAGGTTTGAACTCCATAAACATGATACTAGGGTTGGTGCTTTATCTTGTTGTGTCAGAGAAACCCTTAAAGCCTTGGGAAGGTGTTACtattctctcttcctttcatGATTGGAGACCATTGCTAACCCTAGCATTGCCTAGTTGCATCTCAGTGTGCTTGGAGTGGTGGTGCTATGAGATAATGCTCTTCCTATGTGGCTTGTTGAGTAATCCACAAACCACAATTGCTACCATGGGTGTACTAATTCAAACAACTGGGTTCTTATATGTGTTCCCATTTTCACTAAGTGCAGCATTGACGACACAAATTGGTCACTCCTTAGGTGCAGGTCAACCTTCACGTGCACAAAACACAGCCAAAATAGGACTCTTCATTGCATTTGCATTAGGTGTCTCAGCCTTTGTTTTCTTATTGTTTGTGAGGAATGTGTGGGGGAAACTCTTCACAAACGAGACACAAATTGTTGACATGGTCACAGCCATACTTCCAATTTTAGGGTTGTGTGAGATTGGAAACTGGCCTCAAACTGCTGCGTGTGGGATCTTATCAGGGACTGCACGGCCTTATGTGGGTGCAAGAATAAACTTGTGTGCTTTTTACTTGATTGGATTGCCGGTTGCGATTTTTGCTGCTTTCATGCACAGGTACCAATTGAGGGGCTTGTGGTTTGGAATGCTAGCAGCACAAATTTCGTGTTTTTGTATGATGGTTTACACGTTGGTTCAGACGGATTGGGGGCACCAAAGTAGAAGAGCTGAGCAATTGGCTCAAACAACAGATGAGGAAAATGTAAATAATGATGAGAAAAGTGGGCTCCTTGATTCTGATTTATGA